CATGAACTTCAGCGCGTCCAGCTGGAGCCCGGCGGCGGCCAGGTTCTCCTGCACCCGGGCCATCGCGTTGAGGCCCTGCGCCTCGGTGATGGTCATCCCGGGCGGCAGCGCGCCGGTGGCCTGCTGCTCCGGCGTCGGGACGAAGGTCGGGACGACGGCGGTGACCAGCGTGTAGTCGATGTACCGGGCGGGGCTGCCCGCCGGGGCCGCGGGGTTGCGAGCCGCGGGGCCCGTGCCGGAGGCGGTGTAGGTCCCGACGAGCCCGCCGACGCCGACACCGGCGGACAGGAACGGGTCGGGGTTGACGGAGCCGTCGGCCAGCGGGGGGACGGTGTAGCGCACCTCGCGGGGCTTGGGCGCGAGGTCGGCGGCGACGGCGGCGCCGCCCGCCCCCAGGCCGACGCCGACGACCAGGGCGGCGGCGAGGAGGGCGCGGGGACGGGGGCGGCGGGTGCGGGGGGACATGGGTCTCCTGTCGGTGGGGTCAGCGGTGGGGTCGGACGGGGCCGGCGACAGGGCCCGCGAGAGGGCCCGCGGCCGGGTCGGAGACGGTGCCGGGTGCGGGGAGCCGGGTGGGGCGGGAG
The Aquipuribacter hungaricus DNA segment above includes these coding regions:
- a CDS encoding Rid family hydrolase, producing MSPRTRRPRPRALLAAALVVGVGLGAGGAAVAADLAPKPREVRYTVPPLADGSVNPDPFLSAGVGVGGLVGTYTASGTGPAARNPAAPAGSPARYIDYTLVTAVVPTFVPTPEQQATGALPPGMTITEAQGLNAMARVQENLAAAGLQLDALKFMRIYVDNPPDAPTGDYNGWNRAYRKYVANVSRTTGTVIPAYQPVLFENETRPARSNIEVATLPVAGWLVEIEVEAVYGSR